The following are from one region of the Methanomassiliicoccales archaeon LGM-DZ1 genome:
- a CDS encoding YgiT-type zinc finger protein: MSCPYCGSRKVAEEYTVQTYDLKEDWIAINHVQCGKCGAYYSKTIRENPRTGKRKVFCTKGSYLTGNPPQVSENRTRPLKDRLIRIFRRH, from the coding sequence ATGTCCTGTCCTTATTGCGGTTCCAGGAAGGTGGCGGAGGAGTACACCGTCCAGACCTACGACCTGAAGGAGGACTGGATAGCGATAAACCATGTCCAGTGCGGCAAATGCGGAGCGTACTACTCCAAGACGATCCGTGAGAATCCCCGGACCGGTAAGAGGAAGGTGTTCTGCACCAAGGGTTCCTACCTCACGGGCAATCCCCCTCAGGTATCGGAGAACAGGACCCGTCCCCTGAAGGACAGGCTTATCCGCATATTCAGGAGGCACTGA